The proteins below are encoded in one region of Marinobacter sp. F4206:
- a CDS encoding ankyrin repeat domain-containing protein, whose product MAKGTGSPRYLLPVLMFLLPWMSGCASRSEPTNLEHETATRAATPMIEAAEQGDLDRVMALSEAGESLNTLTEKGSPLMAAVSGGQDRVAWYLLSEGASPDLAAADGETPLMVASAKGSRRLVQLLLSAGARVNARDANGYTPVIRAAEQGHLSVVKVLLAAGANVNVSQGGESLLMKIVDSGDLLTAEMLLAAGADVNYRTDDGRTALDMARASNNRDLEMLLVQAGAQL is encoded by the coding sequence ATGGCCAAGGGAACCGGCTCCCCCCGTTATCTGCTTCCAGTCCTGATGTTTCTGTTGCCCTGGATGTCCGGATGCGCGTCGCGCTCCGAACCGACCAACCTGGAACATGAAACCGCCACCCGGGCGGCCACGCCCATGATTGAGGCGGCGGAGCAGGGGGATCTGGATCGGGTGATGGCGCTTTCGGAGGCCGGGGAATCGCTCAATACCCTGACCGAAAAAGGCTCACCCTTGATGGCGGCTGTAAGCGGGGGGCAGGACCGTGTCGCCTGGTATCTGTTGTCGGAGGGGGCGTCCCCCGATCTCGCCGCAGCCGATGGCGAAACGCCGCTGATGGTGGCGTCGGCCAAAGGCAGTCGCCGCCTGGTCCAGCTGCTGTTGTCCGCCGGTGCACGGGTGAACGCCCGGGATGCCAATGGCTATACTCCGGTTATTCGAGCTGCCGAGCAGGGCCACCTGTCGGTGGTCAAGGTTTTGCTGGCCGCCGGCGCCAACGTTAATGTCAGCCAGGGCGGTGAGTCGCTACTGATGAAGATTGTCGACAGTGGTGACCTGCTGACGGCGGAAATGCTGCTGGCTGCCGGTGCCGATGTGAATTACCGTACCGACGATGGCCGCACCGCGCTGGATATGGCACGGGCCAGCAACAACCGCGATCTTGAAATGTTGCTGGTCCAGGCCGGCGCCCAGCTGTAG
- the ppnN gene encoding nucleotide 5'-monophosphate nucleosidase PpnN, with protein sequence MQEPTINALVSPEGSLEILSNHEVSRLKDRSEGGLYRLFRQCALAVLNTGIETDDCKALMESHADFDVHLVPQPRGLKLELINAPAHAFVDGEMLRAIREHLFSVLRDIIYSHSIPQSAAGFRRDDPEDLTNLVFHVLRNARVLEAGRQPDLVVCWGGHSISHDEYQYSKEVGHQLGLRSLSIITGCGPGAMKGPMKGATIAHAKQRVKNGRYIGITEPGIIGAEAPNPIVNELVIMPDIEKRLEAFIRCGHGVIVFPGGVGTAEEILYLLGILLHPDNADLPFPVVFTGKQENAEYFEMIDKFIRNALGDEAASKYEIIIDDPTRVAQTMKKGMKEVETFRRAMQDAYYFNWMLKIDPVFQLPFHPNHENMRALELHRDQPVHLIAANLRKAFSGIVAGNVKEDGIRQVQAKGPFEIAGDPTLIEPLEAMLTQFVAQNRMKLPGSSAYRPSYRIVSGAA encoded by the coding sequence ATGCAAGAACCCACCATCAATGCCCTGGTATCCCCGGAGGGCAGCCTCGAAATCCTCTCCAATCATGAGGTAAGCCGCCTCAAAGACCGGAGCGAGGGCGGCCTTTACCGACTGTTCCGCCAATGTGCCCTGGCGGTGCTTAACACCGGGATCGAGACCGACGACTGCAAGGCCCTGATGGAATCCCACGCCGATTTTGATGTCCATCTGGTGCCCCAGCCCCGGGGCCTGAAGCTGGAACTGATCAACGCACCTGCCCACGCCTTCGTGGACGGTGAGATGCTGCGCGCGATTCGCGAGCATCTGTTTTCCGTGCTGCGGGACATCATCTACTCCCATTCGATTCCCCAGAGTGCCGCCGGCTTCCGTCGCGACGATCCGGAAGACCTCACCAACCTCGTTTTCCATGTACTGCGCAACGCCCGGGTCCTTGAAGCGGGACGACAGCCAGACCTGGTCGTGTGCTGGGGCGGCCACTCCATCAGCCACGACGAATATCAGTACAGCAAGGAAGTCGGACACCAGCTCGGTCTGCGCTCCCTGAGCATTATCACCGGCTGTGGCCCCGGCGCCATGAAGGGTCCGATGAAAGGTGCGACCATCGCCCACGCCAAGCAGCGCGTGAAGAACGGGCGTTACATCGGGATTACCGAACCCGGCATCATCGGGGCCGAGGCGCCGAATCCGATCGTCAACGAACTGGTCATCATGCCGGACATCGAAAAGCGCCTGGAAGCCTTTATCCGCTGCGGCCATGGCGTCATCGTATTTCCCGGTGGGGTGGGTACCGCCGAGGAAATTCTGTATCTGCTGGGCATTCTGTTACACCCCGACAATGCCGACCTGCCCTTCCCCGTGGTCTTTACCGGGAAACAGGAAAACGCGGAGTATTTCGAGATGATCGACAAGTTCATCCGGAATGCCCTGGGTGACGAAGCGGCCAGCAAGTACGAGATCATCATTGATGACCCGACGCGGGTTGCCCAGACCATGAAGAAGGGTATGAAGGAGGTGGAGACGTTCCGCCGGGCAATGCAGGACGCATACTACTTTAACTGGATGCTGAAGATTGACCCGGTGTTCCAGCTGCCGTTCCATCCCAACCACGAAAACATGCGGGCGCTGGAGCTGCATCGTGACCAACCGGTACACCTGATCGCGGCCAATCTGCGCAAGGCGTTCAGTGGCATTGTGGCGGGAAATGTGAAAGAGGACGGGATTCGCCAGGTTCAGGCGAAGGGGCCATTCGAGATTGCCGGAGACCCGACCCTCATCGAACCGCTGGAAGCCATGCTGACCCAGTTTGTCGCACAGAACCGGATGAAACTGCCCGGCTCGTCGGCCTACCGGCCCAGTTACCGAATCGTCAGCGGGGCGGCCTGA
- a CDS encoding enoyl-CoA hydratase/isomerase family protein has translation MPIEVQEIECLEGHIGLLTLNAPATLNALSEAMIDELQATLDRWAADDRICVVLLQGKGDRAFCAGGNIRDLYDAIKGDGEQETAAGFFTREYRLDYSLHRFPKPVVGIGHGVVMGGGLGLLAACRYRLATPDVTVAMPEISIGLFPDVGASWFLNRLPGRIGLFMGLTGARLNITDTIRIGLADMVLLAEDRELLLGELQNQRWTGEPAADDNRLFRLLNQMHAPDYRSLQRSNLEQHEQHIARLSAGDELPEIVDQLLSAEIDSEWWNACMSNLRGGCPVSAWLVWTQLQKAQQMSLKDVFRMELAMAMECTRRPDLPEGVRARLVDKDQRPVWSFPSVADVPTDVVQAHFQPEWDDETDPMQLG, from the coding sequence ATGCCCATAGAGGTTCAGGAAATTGAATGCCTGGAAGGCCACATTGGCCTGCTCACCCTGAATGCCCCCGCCACCCTCAATGCGCTCTCGGAGGCCATGATCGATGAGCTTCAGGCCACCCTTGATCGCTGGGCGGCGGACGACCGTATCTGCGTGGTATTGCTCCAGGGCAAGGGTGATCGGGCCTTCTGCGCTGGTGGCAACATCCGCGACCTGTACGACGCCATCAAGGGCGACGGCGAACAGGAGACCGCCGCCGGCTTCTTCACCCGGGAGTACCGCCTGGACTACAGCCTCCATCGCTTCCCAAAACCCGTTGTCGGCATCGGACACGGCGTGGTGATGGGCGGCGGACTGGGCCTGCTTGCGGCCTGTCGTTACCGGTTGGCAACGCCGGACGTCACCGTGGCGATGCCGGAGATCTCCATCGGGCTGTTTCCGGATGTCGGCGCCAGCTGGTTCTTGAACCGGCTGCCCGGACGGATCGGGCTGTTTATGGGCCTCACCGGAGCCCGGCTGAACATCACCGACACCATCCGCATCGGCCTGGCCGATATGGTGCTGCTGGCAGAGGACCGGGAACTCCTGCTGGGGGAGTTGCAGAACCAGCGATGGACGGGCGAACCGGCAGCGGACGACAACCGTCTGTTCCGGCTGCTCAACCAGATGCACGCACCGGACTACCGCTCGCTTCAGCGCAGCAATCTCGAACAGCACGAACAGCATATTGCCCGGCTCAGTGCCGGCGATGAGCTGCCGGAGATTGTGGATCAGCTACTCTCGGCGGAAATCGACAGCGAGTGGTGGAATGCCTGCATGAGCAATCTCAGGGGTGGTTGCCCGGTATCGGCATGGCTGGTCTGGACTCAGCTGCAAAAAGCCCAGCAGATGTCGCTCAAGGACGTGTTCCGAATGGAATTGGCCATGGCGATGGAGTGTACCCGCCGACCCGATCTGCCGGAGGGCGTCCGGGCGAGGCTGGTGGACAAGGATCAGAGGCCGGTCTGGTCCTTCCCCAGTGTGGCGGACGTTCCGACGGACGTGGTTCAGGCCCACTTCCAGCCGGAATGGGACGATGAAACCGATCCGATGCAGCTCGGCTAA
- a CDS encoding c-type cytochrome, with the protein MTLKHYAVAGIFALSTAIPAIASAADVEAGKAKAAVCAACHGQNGLAQIPTYPNLAGQNEQYLVSSIKAYKNKQRTGGQAAIMQGQAAALSDTDIANLAAYFASLPADGGK; encoded by the coding sequence ATGACATTGAAACACTACGCCGTTGCAGGAATTTTTGCGCTCAGCACTGCCATTCCGGCCATCGCTTCTGCCGCCGACGTGGAAGCCGGCAAGGCGAAAGCGGCTGTCTGCGCGGCCTGCCATGGCCAGAACGGCCTGGCCCAGATTCCGACTTACCCGAACCTGGCGGGCCAGAACGAGCAGTACCTGGTGTCCTCGATCAAGGCCTACAAGAACAAGCAGCGCACCGGTGGTCAGGCGGCTATCATGCAGGGCCAGGCCGCCGCGCTGAGTGATACTGACATCGCCAACCTGGCCGCTTATTTTGCCAGTCTGCCCGCTGACGGCGGCAAATAA
- a CDS encoding histone deacetylase family protein: MKAFFHPAQDQHIPKTYFTRGQMRQPQEVPDRTGQMLEGLKEMGVPVLQPSDQGAASIAKVHDLGYLRFLESAHRRWVKMDDWGDEVISNIFVRSPNHLNGILAEAARYQADGSCPIGENTWHAAYWSAQTALGAADALIAGDRTSYAVCRPPGHHARKDAAGGFCYLNNAAIAAEHMKSRFPRIAILDTDMHHGQGIQEIFYDRSDVLYISIHGDPTNFYPVVTGFENERGEGDGFGYNINMPMPHGASEDDFFEKLDESLAAIKLYQPDALVLALGFDIYKNDPQAKVSVTSEGFCRLSSHIRQLGLPTLVVQEGGYDLDALSENVQQFFKGLAG, encoded by the coding sequence ATGAAAGCGTTTTTCCATCCTGCTCAGGACCAGCATATCCCCAAGACCTACTTTACCCGCGGGCAGATGCGACAACCGCAGGAGGTCCCGGACCGCACCGGACAGATGCTGGAGGGCCTGAAGGAGATGGGAGTTCCGGTGCTGCAGCCCTCTGACCAGGGCGCCGCATCCATTGCGAAGGTCCATGACCTCGGTTACCTCCGCTTTCTGGAATCGGCCCACCGGCGCTGGGTGAAGATGGACGACTGGGGTGACGAGGTGATTTCCAACATCTTCGTGCGTTCCCCCAATCACCTGAACGGCATCCTGGCCGAGGCCGCCCGCTATCAGGCCGATGGCAGTTGTCCGATTGGCGAAAACACCTGGCACGCCGCTTACTGGTCAGCGCAGACTGCCCTGGGTGCGGCGGATGCCCTGATCGCCGGTGACCGCACCTCTTACGCCGTTTGCCGGCCGCCCGGCCACCACGCCCGAAAGGATGCCGCCGGTGGTTTCTGTTACCTCAACAACGCTGCCATCGCCGCCGAGCACATGAAGAGCCGGTTCCCTCGCATTGCAATCCTCGATACCGACATGCACCACGGCCAGGGCATTCAGGAGATCTTCTACGACCGCAGTGACGTGTTGTACATCTCGATCCACGGCGACCCGACCAACTTCTACCCGGTGGTCACCGGTTTCGAGAACGAGCGGGGCGAGGGTGACGGCTTCGGCTACAACATCAACATGCCCATGCCCCACGGCGCCTCGGAGGATGATTTCTTCGAAAAACTGGACGAGTCCCTGGCGGCCATCAAACTGTACCAGCCGGATGCCCTGGTCCTGGCCCTGGGCTTTGATATCTACAAGAACGACCCCCAGGCCAAGGTTTCGGTCACCTCAGAGGGCTTCTGCCGGCTCAGCTCCCACATCCGCCAACTCGGCCTGCCGACGCTGGTGGTGCAGGAAGGCGGGTATGACCTGGACGCCCTGAGCGAGAACGTCCAGCAATTCTTCAAGGGTCTGGCCGGCTGA
- the uvrD gene encoding DNA helicase II has protein sequence MDVSHIIDPLNDAQREAVTAQNDHLLVLAGAGSGKTRVLVHRIAWLMTVDRVPPTGILAVTFTNKAAKEMRYRIEQMMNIPARGLWFGTFHGIAHRLLRSHWQDAGLPENFQVLDSDDQLRLVKRVMRENQIDESKWPPKQAQWFINSQKDEGLRADHIQENPGDHFTSVMLKIYRQYEKLCQQGGLVDFGELLLRSHELWLHRPELLAHYQKRFQHILVDEFQDTNTIQYAWLQVLASNRVPLTVVGDDDQSIYGWRGAKIENIQQYQRDFPNARLVRLEQNYRSTQMILKAANAVIANNQGRLGKELWTDGPDGEPISLYAAFNEQDEANYIADSISAWVQDGNLRSESAILYRSNAQSRVLEEALMRQGIPYRVYGGLRFYDRQEIRNALAYLRLVQYRRDDAAFERVVNVPPRGIGAKSLAELREYATEQSISLWESAERLLEAGQVKGRARTGLQSFIAIIEGLSGMVGDATLHGLMKQTIEDSGLKDYHASEKGEKGQARVENLEELVNALSDFEVDDGVDPLAEFIAQAALDAGESQAEAHEDSVQLMTLHSAKGLEFPLVFLAGVEEGLFPHGMSLEEPGRMEEERRLAYVGITRAMKKLVLTYAESRRLYGQEKFNALSRFVREIPGDCLQEVRLRNTVTRPAMVERPNESLFSQDSAQQSGFSLGQRVRHPKFGEGIVMNSEGTGHHTRVQVNFEDGAKWLVLAYAPLEAC, from the coding sequence ATGGATGTCTCCCACATTATCGATCCCCTCAACGACGCCCAGCGCGAGGCCGTTACCGCCCAGAACGATCACCTGCTGGTGTTGGCGGGTGCTGGCAGTGGCAAGACGCGGGTTCTGGTGCATCGGATAGCGTGGTTAATGACGGTCGACCGGGTGCCACCCACCGGGATTCTTGCAGTGACCTTTACCAACAAGGCCGCCAAGGAAATGCGCTACCGCATCGAGCAGATGATGAATATCCCGGCCCGGGGGCTGTGGTTCGGTACCTTCCACGGCATTGCCCACCGTCTGCTGCGGTCGCACTGGCAGGATGCCGGCTTGCCGGAGAATTTCCAGGTGCTGGACAGCGACGATCAGTTGCGGCTGGTCAAGCGGGTGATGCGGGAAAACCAGATTGATGAGAGCAAGTGGCCGCCCAAGCAGGCCCAGTGGTTCATCAACAGTCAGAAGGACGAGGGGCTGCGGGCCGACCACATCCAGGAAAACCCCGGTGACCATTTCACCTCGGTGATGCTCAAGATCTATCGCCAATACGAGAAGCTCTGTCAGCAGGGTGGGCTGGTGGACTTTGGCGAGCTGCTGCTGCGTTCCCACGAACTCTGGCTGCATCGGCCCGAGTTGCTCGCCCATTACCAGAAGCGGTTCCAGCACATTCTGGTCGACGAGTTCCAGGACACCAACACCATTCAATATGCCTGGCTGCAGGTGCTGGCGAGCAATCGGGTGCCGTTGACCGTCGTGGGCGACGACGACCAGTCCATATACGGCTGGCGGGGCGCCAAGATCGAGAATATCCAGCAGTACCAGCGGGATTTTCCCAATGCCCGGCTGGTGCGGCTGGAACAGAACTATCGCTCCACCCAGATGATCCTGAAGGCGGCCAACGCGGTGATTGCCAATAACCAGGGCCGTCTGGGCAAAGAGCTCTGGACCGACGGGCCGGATGGCGAACCCATCAGCCTGTATGCCGCGTTTAACGAGCAGGACGAAGCCAACTACATTGCCGACAGTATTTCGGCCTGGGTTCAGGACGGCAACCTTCGCAGCGAATCGGCGATTCTCTATCGTTCCAACGCCCAGTCCCGGGTGCTGGAAGAAGCGCTGATGCGCCAGGGCATTCCCTATCGGGTTTACGGGGGGCTGCGGTTCTATGATCGCCAGGAAATCCGCAACGCCCTCGCGTACCTGAGGCTGGTTCAGTACCGTCGGGACGACGCCGCGTTTGAGCGGGTGGTGAACGTGCCGCCCCGCGGCATCGGCGCCAAGAGCCTGGCAGAGCTGCGGGAATACGCCACTGAACAGAGCATCTCGCTCTGGGAGTCGGCGGAACGGCTACTGGAGGCGGGCCAGGTCAAAGGCCGGGCCAGGACCGGCCTGCAATCGTTCATTGCCATCATCGAAGGGCTCTCGGGCATGGTCGGCGATGCCACCCTCCATGGCCTGATGAAGCAGACCATCGAAGACAGCGGATTGAAGGACTATCACGCCAGCGAGAAAGGGGAAAAAGGCCAGGCCCGGGTGGAAAACCTGGAGGAACTGGTCAATGCCCTGTCCGATTTCGAAGTGGACGACGGCGTCGACCCGCTGGCCGAATTTATTGCCCAGGCCGCGCTGGACGCCGGCGAGTCCCAGGCCGAGGCGCACGAAGACAGCGTTCAGCTGATGACCCTTCATTCTGCCAAGGGCCTGGAATTTCCGCTGGTGTTTCTGGCTGGCGTGGAAGAGGGCCTGTTCCCCCATGGCATGTCCCTGGAAGAGCCCGGGCGCATGGAAGAGGAGCGGCGGCTGGCCTATGTGGGCATTACCCGGGCGATGAAAAAGCTGGTACTCACTTACGCGGAATCCCGCCGTTTGTATGGCCAGGAAAAATTCAACGCCCTGTCCCGGTTTGTCCGGGAAATTCCCGGCGACTGCCTGCAGGAAGTGCGGTTACGCAACACGGTTACCCGCCCGGCGATGGTTGAACGGCCCAACGAGAGCCTGTTCAGCCAGGATTCGGCCCAGCAATCCGGGTTCAGTCTCGGTCAGCGGGTACGACACCCCAAGTTTGGTGAGGGCATTGTGATGAATTCCGAGGGCACTGGGCACCACACCCGGGTTCAGGTGAACTTCGAAGACGGTGCCAAGTGGCTGGTGCTGGCGTATGCGCCTTTGGAGGCTTGCTAG
- the thiI gene encoding tRNA uracil 4-sulfurtransferase ThiI, which yields MKLLIRPAPEVAIKSKPVRRQQMRHLRQNIRKLLARLDHDIVVEGSWDRVDVAVPEDRGLSGAVVEELLRIPGISTIQEIGVFPFIDLDDVAEKAVDAFADRLAGKTFAVRARRHGEHSFRSIDLERTVGAALMQASGATGVNLKSPDVEVRIEVRDNQFHIAHRKHRGLGGYPLGSVENVMTLISGGYDSSVAAYLMMRRGLRNHFLFFNLGGTAHEVGVRQVVHYLWDRYGASHHAKFISVPFDGVVAEIMRSVNHRHWGVVLKRQMLKAAAEIAKKNNAVGLVTGDAVAQVSSQTLSNLNVVDRASDEVVLRPLISMDKETIINIAREIGTESYARNMPEYCGVISQKPATRAKLHRVEADEAEMDPAVLAGAVEAREETAISRLLETTHTPEEVELVQTPGVDDVIIDVRHPSEGEQSPLTLTNNEVVQIPFYELNQQIAELPGDRQYLLYCDRGSMSRMHAGHLKAEGHDNVKVYAPAS from the coding sequence ATGAAACTACTTATTCGTCCGGCTCCCGAAGTCGCCATCAAGAGCAAACCCGTCCGCCGCCAACAGATGCGTCATCTGCGGCAGAATATCCGCAAGCTGTTGGCCAGGCTGGATCATGACATTGTCGTGGAAGGCAGCTGGGACCGGGTGGATGTGGCCGTTCCGGAGGATCGGGGGCTATCAGGGGCTGTGGTTGAGGAGCTGCTGCGCATTCCTGGCATCTCCACCATCCAGGAAATCGGTGTGTTTCCGTTTATCGACCTGGATGACGTTGCCGAAAAAGCCGTGGATGCCTTTGCCGACCGGCTGGCCGGTAAGACCTTTGCCGTCCGCGCCCGCCGCCATGGCGAGCATAGCTTCCGGTCGATTGATCTCGAACGCACTGTGGGCGCTGCCCTGATGCAGGCGTCCGGGGCCACGGGCGTGAACCTGAAGTCACCGGATGTGGAAGTGCGAATTGAAGTGCGGGACAACCAGTTCCACATTGCCCACCGCAAACACCGGGGGCTGGGAGGCTACCCGCTGGGCAGCGTCGAGAACGTGATGACCCTGATTTCCGGTGGCTACGATTCCTCGGTGGCGGCGTATCTGATGATGCGTCGCGGGCTCCGGAATCATTTCCTGTTCTTCAATCTCGGTGGAACGGCCCACGAGGTTGGCGTTCGTCAGGTGGTGCACTACCTGTGGGACCGCTACGGCGCTTCCCATCACGCCAAATTCATTTCCGTGCCCTTCGACGGGGTCGTCGCCGAAATCATGCGTTCGGTCAATCACCGCCACTGGGGCGTGGTGCTGAAGCGGCAGATGCTCAAGGCGGCGGCGGAGATCGCCAAGAAGAACAATGCCGTGGGTCTGGTAACCGGCGATGCGGTGGCGCAGGTGTCGAGCCAGACCCTGAGTAACCTCAATGTGGTGGACCGGGCCAGCGACGAAGTGGTGTTGCGCCCGCTGATCTCCATGGACAAGGAAACCATCATCAACATTGCCCGGGAGATTGGCACCGAATCCTATGCCCGCAACATGCCCGAGTACTGTGGCGTGATCTCCCAGAAGCCGGCCACGCGCGCCAAGTTGCACCGGGTCGAAGCGGACGAGGCCGAGATGGATCCCGCGGTGCTGGCCGGAGCAGTGGAAGCCCGTGAGGAAACCGCGATCAGTCGGCTGCTGGAAACCACCCACACCCCGGAAGAGGTGGAACTGGTGCAGACCCCGGGCGTGGACGATGTGATCATCGATGTGCGCCACCCCAGCGAGGGCGAACAGTCACCCCTGACCCTGACCAACAACGAGGTGGTGCAGATTCCGTTTTACGAGCTGAATCAGCAAATTGCTGAACTGCCGGGGGACCGGCAGTACCTGCTCTATTGCGATCGGGGGTCAATGAGCCGGATGCACGCTGGCCATCTGAAGGCCGAGGGGCACGACAACGTCAAGGTCTACGCACCCGCCTCCTGA
- a CDS encoding NAD-dependent succinate-semialdehyde dehydrogenase, translating into MIESPLLEKLTGYIGGRWTDNAHGNTFDVYNPATGKVIAQAASMTEDEVKAAVAAGKSALRLTTPYSIETRRKWLEDIRDALKANKEEVGRILCMEHGKPLQEAQGEVDYAAGFFDYCSKHIQALDAHTIPEKPKDCTWTVHYRPIGVAGLITPWNFPIGMIAKKLSAALAAGCPSVIKPASETPLTMIALFSLMDKHTDMPDGMVNLVMGKASVIGKVLCESPDVPMLSFTGSTEVGRKLILDTAEQVKKLALELGGNAPFIVFDDADLDAAADNLIANKFRGGGQTCVCANRIFVHEKVADVFGQKLAERVNRMTVGDGINGDVDLGPLINQAGFDKVKRHLEDALEKGAGLVAGKKPEDLGDNLFFPPTVITDVDRDMCCYREETFGPLVPMALFRTEEEVIDAGNDTEFGLASYVFTGDAARAQRVAAGLRFGHCGWNTGTGPTPEAPFGGMKASGIGREGGLEGLFEFVEAQTVPRGF; encoded by the coding sequence ATGATCGAGTCACCACTGCTGGAAAAGCTGACTGGCTATATCGGCGGTCGCTGGACGGACAACGCCCATGGCAATACGTTTGACGTCTACAACCCGGCAACGGGCAAGGTGATCGCGCAGGCGGCCTCGATGACCGAGGACGAGGTGAAGGCAGCGGTTGCTGCGGGTAAATCGGCGCTTCGGCTGACCACACCCTACTCCATTGAGACCCGCAGGAAGTGGCTGGAAGATATCCGGGATGCGCTCAAGGCCAACAAGGAAGAAGTGGGCCGTATCCTCTGCATGGAGCACGGAAAACCGCTGCAGGAAGCTCAGGGCGAGGTCGATTATGCCGCCGGTTTCTTCGATTACTGCTCCAAGCACATCCAGGCTCTGGACGCGCACACGATTCCTGAGAAACCGAAAGACTGCACCTGGACGGTTCACTACCGCCCGATCGGGGTTGCCGGTCTGATCACTCCGTGGAACTTCCCGATTGGCATGATCGCCAAGAAGCTTTCGGCCGCGCTGGCTGCGGGCTGCCCGTCGGTGATCAAGCCGGCCAGCGAAACGCCGCTGACCATGATTGCCCTGTTCAGCCTGATGGACAAACACACCGACATGCCCGATGGCATGGTCAATCTGGTGATGGGTAAGGCCAGCGTGATTGGCAAGGTTCTGTGTGAGAGCCCGGACGTGCCCATGCTGAGCTTCACCGGTTCCACCGAAGTGGGCCGGAAGCTCATTCTCGACACCGCGGAGCAGGTCAAGAAACTGGCGCTGGAACTGGGCGGCAACGCACCCTTCATTGTCTTTGACGATGCGGATCTGGATGCGGCCGCGGATAACCTGATTGCCAACAAGTTCCGGGGTGGCGGCCAGACCTGTGTCTGTGCCAACCGGATTTTCGTGCATGAGAAAGTGGCCGACGTGTTTGGTCAGAAGCTTGCCGAACGGGTTAACCGGATGACCGTGGGCGACGGCATCAACGGTGACGTGGATCTCGGTCCGCTGATCAACCAGGCAGGGTTTGACAAGGTCAAGCGCCATCTCGAGGACGCGCTGGAGAAAGGCGCCGGGCTGGTGGCCGGCAAGAAGCCGGAGGACCTTGGCGATAACCTGTTCTTCCCGCCAACCGTGATCACCGACGTGGATCGGGACATGTGCTGCTATCGCGAAGAAACCTTCGGTCCGCTGGTTCCCATGGCGTTGTTCCGTACCGAAGAAGAGGTCATTGACGCGGGTAACGACACCGAGTTCGGTCTGGCTTCCTACGTTTTCACCGGCGATGCCGCGCGCGCCCAGCGCGTGGCCGCCGGCTTGCGCTTCGGCCACTGTGGCTGGAACACCGGCACCGGTCCCACGCCGGAAGCTCCGTTCGGCGGCATGAAGGCCTCCGGTATTGGCCGCGAGGGCGGTCTGGAAGGCCTGTTTGAGTTTGTTGAGGCCCAGACGGTGCCCAGAGGCTTTTAA